Within Anguilla anguilla isolate fAngAng1 chromosome 11, fAngAng1.pri, whole genome shotgun sequence, the genomic segment TGCATGgcttatgaaaggtcttcctcggGCTCCACTCTGCGCAAACTTAGCTGTGGGCTGcggagtgaaaataagcagctgTGGCAACaccatgtgtttcagaggatGTCTACATTCTCGTGCTGGCAATGGGACGTAGCTGCTGCGGTTGCCCTAGGGTTATGATTGGACATGTTCGGCCTTGAGTGccaataattttacattttttttaaaggaaatgccACGACACAGCTAGCCAGTTTAACCAACTGTACCTATGGCATCACCTGGGGGCTCCCTGCCACCTGTGTGATGTGTCTGTTCAGCGGTTCTACattgatgctgtgtgtgtgcaagtgtgtatgcttgtgtataCTTGAAACTAACTGCAACCTCTCGTGTTccagactctgtctctctcctatATGACAGGAATGTTGTCCAGGTACAGTCTTTTtctgaccgtgtgtgtgtgtgtttgctctgcATGCACActcttgctgtctctccatTTCTCAGACAGCCAGCATGGCCTTCATGACTGCCTTTGTGTCCAGGTAAACCACTAAAGCCTGATTGTGTTTGTTATAGCGTCCTGCCCAATGCTAACGCACATACCCCACTCCTTCCTGTCCCTGCAAATGTGTTGCtaagcaacaacagcagcagcgggCTTGCAGTGCATGCCCTCTTCCCCTGCAACGGATTTTCGTCAGAGAGCAGCATGTATAGATTCAGGGGGGATGGTTCACCTGTGCCAAATGCGTCTGTACACTGATACACGCGACCTGCATGACCTTCAGGAATCCCTGACACCTCTGCGTCATATTACATCCCATGTGCTCCATGTGTTGAATGTGTCAATCTAACAATGTGAAGTCATTGGACGTGGGCAGTTCTACATAGATGTCAATTACTGCAACAGACACTTCATCAGACTTATGAAGTCAGCAAGAGTCAGAAACAATGTTTATAATTTTGACAGTATCAAAGACTATTAGGGTACTCCTCAGGTTAGTTACCAAGATTACCAATCTTTATGCTCTGTTTAAACTTTGACAAActtaaacattttctgtttgttttttcatatgcTTAGAGCTTTGAATTcataagcattttttaaaatggtttagccTGCATAGTGTACTTCAGAATGCATTCATAGCTCTTTAATATACTCATAAGTGCCCAATCTGGTCTGATTCTCTCTGATAGTTTTTATAACACCAAGTCAGTGATGATCTGCCTGGGCATCACTGCAAtggtctgcctgtctgtgacCATCTTCAGCTTCCAGACCAAGGTGAGAAAGATCTTCAGCTAAACGGTATAGTCCTGGATTTACCCTCTTCCTCCATACTCCCCGCCCCCCAATGTCCTTAAACTCCCACACCTCTCCAACCAACCCCATCCCCCACCTTTCCAATAAATCCCTCCCCCTGACCTATAccatcccccacctcccccctcccttccaattgtaccctccccacctccccccaccaccacctccccatGACAGTTAACAATACAGGTGGAGTCACATTTGCTGGTCAGAGAGCTTATTTAGTCAGTGATTTGGTGACATAACCCTCTGTAATGTCTGTGTCTAGattgacatcacttcctgccaAGGCGTTCTTTTTGTGCTGTGCATGACCATGTTCTTCTGCGGGATTATGTTGTCTATCGTCCTGCCCTTTGGATATGTAAGTTACATTACCGACCGTCACTAAGTACTTTATATTACCAACCCATACTGAGTACAGTCATAGTATTGTCCCTCGTTGAGTATAGTTACATTACTGACCCTAACTTAGTACACTTACATTACTGACACTCACTTAGTACAGTTATATTACTGACCTTCAATAGGTACAGTTTTATTACTGACCTCACTAAGTACAGTTATATGGCTGACCCTTCCTATGTACGGTTATATTACTGATCCTCACTGAGAACAGTTATATTATGGATCCTCACTTAATACACTAATATTACTGAAAGGAGTGCTCTGATCCAGTTGCAAACATTCCAGTCCCAAGTCCTGCAATACTACCCATGATTGAATccctcagggagggagggtttacTTCAACAGGATATTCCTCTCCTCAGTGCCTAATAGTGACTCCTTAGTCTCCTTAGTGTGAAATGCCCGCGGTCTAACTGCAGTAGCCAGAGTGAAAAACGGGTGCATTTGGGAGGAGGCATGAGATATTGTGCACGCGCCCAGGTGGAAGAAGAGTGTTGCAGGGATGGGACAGCCTGGAAATTACAACTGGgctaaaaaaataagtttaaaatgtGCGGAAGAAACAATATTACAGTCTGCTTATGGTCAGATTTCCATCTTCTGGAATTTTGGTGCTAAAGTTAGCgagagagtgaggcttcatgaacAGATTGAGAGCAAAGCCTCTGAACCTTGATGAACAGCATGtagtagctccacccattttggtCTCCAGTCACTAATTCTTGGTTCTCCTAAGTTTAGCACCCGATCCCACCCTGACCTAAGACACTGCACTATTGCTTGTTGGTGGTGTGCTGTTAGTTTTAACTCTGCTTTGTCCCATAGGTTCCCTTGTTGCATGCTATCTACGCAGCGATGGGAGCCATCCTCTTCACCATGGTAAGCACCTGGACTCCTGCGACAAATTTATTGTAATGTTTGTTGCATGTGCTACTGGACAATAACAATCTCTCTTtcgctttttctctctctctctctctccctccttccctccctcgctctctcagtTCCTCGCCTTTGACACACAGCTATTGATGAGGAACAAGCGTTACGCCATAAGCCCGGAGGAGTACGTCTTCGCCACGCTCAACATCTACCTGGACATTGTCTACatcttctccttcctcctccagaTCTTTGGGTCAGAGCAGGATTAATCAGCTGCAGACCTTTCGGCTCCGCAGTTCTGCTCGTCCGCTCTATTATCGTTTGCTTCTTCCTTCCTTTCCCAGTCCCTCATTCAAGCACCACTGTCAAATGTCATTTTACAATAAAGGTCCCGGTTTTAGTCACATGCTTTGAAATtcattgaaattcattttgatgtaaaGCTGAGCGTTCTGATATTACGTATTAGCCTACCTGCTGCACTTTATGATTTACCACCAGAATCAgcaaacaacaaccaaaaaccTCCCACATGAATGATCTCCTATTGCACTAAATGGTCCACTGAATTGATTCTTCTGCTTGATGTGTACTTTATGCTTTATCCCCCTTTTCTCTAAATTTGCATTCGTGCGAACACTGCAACCTCAGTGTGGCGCTGCACGGTGAGGCGCTGTTGTCCACGACCAGCTGAAACCCTTCAGCCCTTAGTGAGGCCAGCACCGGGTGTGTGTTGCTCTGCTGGGCTGCCGggccacagctggcactggcacggtccagatTCAATGCCCGGCCTTTACAgaacatattcatttaaaaccTTTACAATATACGTTCAGAATATTCCGTATGCTGATTTTCACAGGTAGATGCTGTGGAGTAAGCTGCCACAACTTTGTGAATTTGTTCGTTTTTCtgtggcaaaaaagaaaaggggagaagaagaagaagaaaatagtAGTGTGACACTGACATTTAAAGATTTGTTTTAGCACTAACTTCATGGAGAGCATTAAAAGAGCTGTTTTATGGAATGCTATTAAGAATGGTTGTTAAATCACATGTATCAAATTACATGTACTGCACAATGAAAGCTGAATGTGTAATAGAGTGTATAGGGAAGAGGGTGTGTCCATGaacattatattttttcattgcaaataaattatttaatatcgACTTGGTTGTTCTGTAACTTTATCAATGAGTGTCCTTTGGGTTTAAAGCGATAGTTTACTTAATGGGTATTATCTCAGTTTTTGAGTTTGGTTTTTTGATTGACCAAGACAGTTTTGTGtacaatgaaggatattttagatatttagagaGGTTTCCAATGACCTGCTGATTTAACAATGGTTGGTAACCAGGCTTTTGGTGTCTGTGGTATAAAGCAAGCAGCTACGTATTGGCTTAACTCCAAAGTACCTTGAACAGCAATGTGATGCCGCGAGTGGTTCCACGTGCGTTACCTATATTAGCCAATAATTCTTCAAAACTAAGGAAtctcattttctgaaaaaaatatatatttgtgcgAATAAACACTATAAAAGTAATCAGTTAATATGAACAACCTCTGAAAACATCACAAACATTACTTTTTGGGGTTTCCTGAAGCATAATTTCTTGCTTTAGAGTAGACCAAAAATGGTGAATGCCTGATACCAGCAATTGTAAAATGGCAGGTCATCAAAAACGtctgtaaatattattaaaatgtccTGCATTGTACAGAAAACTGGATGGTCCAATCAAAACATACGCTAGAACTGAAATAGTAGCAAAAAATTATTCCAATAAGCTTattttgggcaaaaaaaaatatttttccaaataattCGAATTTGCCTATAATCGGACTACTTGGCTACTTCACGTTTTAATGAGTTTAAAAGTTTATCACATTGGATACTGGGCGGAGAGGCTCGAACTAGGAAGATGTTCACTGGAATTTTAGAGTAAAGCCCGCAGACGACAGTAGAAACAcatctgaacattttaaaaaaactatctAATGGGATCTTCTTGTTGCCAAATACTACCCACGTACCTTTTCTGTTCATATTCATTTGTTGCAATAACGGCAACCCACCTTATTAGTTTTGGATTAGTATTAGTAGAAATTTACCACATTTACCAGTAAAAAGTACCCTAGGGGAGACCGGGGGCAATTGTAACACCTAAAATTTCACCAGTCAGAAATAAGCGAGATGTGATTCTCATTATGCATTGATTCCC encodes:
- the LOC118207522 gene encoding protein lifeguard 2-like isoform X2, which codes for MTQGKVSAMNKPTNGMQEGGMPAAPPSYEEATAGSSPCYSGGYYGDREMLTEWSWHDQNIRRIFIRKVYTILMTQLLITLAIVALFTFCDPVKIYIQTNPGWYWASYAVFFVTYLTLSCCTGRRRRFPWNLILLAVFTLSLSYMTGMLSSFYNTKSVMICLGITAMVCLSVTIFSFQTKIDITSCQGVLFVLCMTMFFCGIMLSIVLPFGYVPLLHAIYAAMGAILFTMFLAFDTQLLMRNKRYAISPEEYVFATLNIYLDIVYIFSFLLQIFGSEQD
- the LOC118207522 gene encoding protein lifeguard 2-like isoform X1; this translates as MTQGKVSAMNKPTNGMQEGGMPAAPPSYEEATAEGSSPCYSGGYYGDREMLTEWSWHDQNIRRIFIRKVYTILMTQLLITLAIVALFTFCDPVKIYIQTNPGWYWASYAVFFVTYLTLSCCTGRRRRFPWNLILLAVFTLSLSYMTGMLSSFYNTKSVMICLGITAMVCLSVTIFSFQTKIDITSCQGVLFVLCMTMFFCGIMLSIVLPFGYVPLLHAIYAAMGAILFTMFLAFDTQLLMRNKRYAISPEEYVFATLNIYLDIVYIFSFLLQIFGSEQD